A single region of the Kocuria rosea genome encodes:
- the uvrA gene encoding excinuclease ABC subunit UvrA, whose amino-acid sequence MEGVSEPIPTSTLVLNPSTDSSEALDGPVTATGARSARRSDLTEIVVQGAREHNLDNVSLTVPRDAMVVFTGLSGSGKSSLAFDTIFAEGQRRYVESLSSYARMFLGRVDKPDVDFIEGLSPAVSIDQKSTSRNPRSTVGTITEIYDYMRLLWARVGHPHCPECGEAIKKQTPQQIVDQLLEMPETTRFQVLAPVVRERKGEFVDLFQELSAKGFSRATVDGETVQLSDPPKLKKQYKHTIEVVVDRLVVKEGIRQRLTDSVETALGLAEGRVVVELVPRSDEEIAHPLELRRPFSENLACPNEHPLQADEIEPRSFSFNAPFGACPECDGIGSRLEVDEELVVPNPDLSLVEGAIAPWSLGKATSEYWNRLLAGLGQELGFDLVTPWGKLPAKARKAILEGKDYQVTVAYRNRFGRERRYTQGFEGVIGYIKRKHAETESDNAKDRYEQYMRQVACPACDGARLNPTMLAVTVGGKNIAETTRMPMRDAHAFFRDLELSTRETKIGEQVLKEIQARLTFLVDVGLDYLNLERAAATLSGGEAQRIRLATQIGAGLVGVLYVLDEPSIGLHQRDNRRLIGTLTKLRDMGNTLIVVEHDEDTIREADWIVDVGPGAGERGGRVVHSGTYAELLANEESITADYLSGRRAIRVPAQRRAIDRKRMLKVVGARENNLRGIDVAFPLGVLTAVTGVSGSGKSTLVNDILYTALANKLNGAKQVPGRHKRIDGVDQLDKVVHVDQSPIGRTPRSNPATYTGVFDHIRKLFAETPEAKVRGYQAGRFSFNVKGGRCEACSGDGTIKIEMNFLPDVYVPCEVCKGARYNRETLEVHYKGKTIAEVLEMPIEEAAEFFKAFGPIARHLNTLVDVGLGYVRLGQPATTLSGGEAQRVKLGAELQKRSNGRSIYVLDEPTTGLHFEDIRKLLLVLQGLVDKGNTVMTIEHNLDVIKSADWIVDLGPDGGSGGGQVVAEGTPEQVARNTNSHTGRFLAEVLAERPVPAGAAR is encoded by the coding sequence GTGGAGGGCGTGTCTGAGCCGATCCCCACGTCCACCCTGGTCCTGAACCCGTCGACCGATTCCTCCGAAGCCCTCGACGGGCCGGTGACCGCCACCGGCGCCCGGAGCGCCCGCCGGTCCGACCTCACCGAGATCGTGGTGCAGGGCGCGCGCGAGCACAACCTCGACAACGTCTCGCTGACCGTGCCGCGGGACGCCATGGTCGTGTTCACGGGGCTCTCCGGCTCCGGGAAGTCGTCGCTGGCCTTCGACACGATCTTCGCCGAGGGCCAGCGCCGCTACGTCGAGTCCCTGTCCTCCTACGCCCGGATGTTCCTGGGCCGGGTGGACAAGCCGGACGTCGACTTCATCGAGGGCCTGTCCCCGGCGGTGTCCATCGACCAGAAGTCCACCTCCCGCAACCCGCGCTCCACCGTGGGCACGATCACCGAGATCTACGACTACATGCGCCTGCTGTGGGCGCGTGTCGGCCACCCGCACTGCCCCGAGTGCGGCGAGGCGATCAAGAAGCAGACCCCGCAGCAGATCGTGGACCAGCTCCTCGAGATGCCGGAGACGACCCGCTTCCAGGTGCTCGCGCCCGTGGTGCGCGAGCGCAAGGGCGAGTTCGTGGACCTCTTCCAGGAGCTCTCCGCGAAGGGCTTCTCCCGCGCCACCGTGGACGGCGAGACGGTCCAGCTCTCGGACCCGCCCAAGCTCAAGAAGCAGTACAAGCACACGATCGAGGTGGTCGTGGACCGGCTCGTGGTCAAGGAGGGCATCCGCCAGCGCCTGACCGACTCCGTCGAGACGGCGCTGGGCCTCGCCGAGGGTCGCGTCGTCGTCGAGCTCGTGCCCCGCTCGGACGAGGAGATCGCCCACCCGCTGGAGCTGCGCCGCCCGTTCTCCGAGAACCTCGCCTGCCCCAACGAGCACCCCCTGCAGGCCGACGAGATCGAGCCCCGCTCCTTCTCCTTCAACGCCCCGTTCGGCGCGTGCCCGGAGTGCGACGGCATCGGCTCGCGGCTCGAGGTCGACGAGGAGCTCGTGGTCCCCAACCCGGACCTCTCCCTCGTGGAGGGCGCGATCGCCCCGTGGTCGCTCGGCAAGGCCACGAGCGAGTACTGGAACCGGCTGCTCGCCGGGCTGGGCCAGGAGCTCGGCTTCGACCTGGTCACCCCGTGGGGCAAGCTGCCCGCCAAGGCGCGCAAGGCGATCCTCGAGGGCAAGGACTACCAGGTCACCGTGGCCTACCGGAACCGGTTCGGCCGGGAGCGCCGCTATACCCAGGGCTTCGAGGGCGTGATCGGCTACATTAAGCGCAAGCACGCGGAGACGGAGTCGGACAACGCCAAGGACCGCTACGAGCAGTACATGCGCCAGGTGGCGTGCCCGGCCTGCGACGGCGCCCGGCTGAACCCGACCATGCTCGCCGTGACCGTGGGCGGGAAGAACATCGCCGAGACCACCCGCATGCCCATGCGGGACGCCCACGCGTTCTTCCGGGACCTGGAGCTCAGCACCCGCGAGACGAAGATCGGCGAGCAGGTGCTCAAGGAGATCCAGGCGCGCCTGACGTTCCTCGTGGACGTGGGCCTGGACTACCTCAACCTGGAGCGCGCCGCCGCGACGCTGTCCGGCGGCGAGGCCCAGCGCATCCGCCTGGCCACCCAGATCGGGGCCGGGCTCGTGGGCGTGCTCTACGTCCTGGACGAGCCCTCGATCGGCCTGCACCAGCGGGACAACCGCCGGCTCATCGGGACCCTCACCAAGCTGCGGGACATGGGCAACACCCTGATCGTCGTCGAGCACGACGAGGACACCATCCGCGAGGCCGACTGGATCGTGGACGTCGGCCCCGGCGCCGGCGAGCGCGGCGGGCGCGTGGTGCACTCCGGGACCTACGCGGAGCTCCTCGCCAACGAGGAGTCCATCACGGCCGACTACCTCTCCGGCCGCCGGGCCATCCGGGTGCCGGCGCAGCGCCGGGCGATCGACCGCAAGCGGATGCTCAAGGTGGTGGGCGCGCGGGAGAACAACCTGCGCGGCATCGACGTCGCCTTCCCGCTCGGGGTGCTGACCGCGGTGACCGGGGTGTCCGGGTCCGGGAAGTCCACGCTGGTCAACGACATCCTCTACACGGCGCTGGCCAACAAGCTCAACGGGGCCAAGCAGGTCCCCGGCCGGCACAAGCGGATCGACGGCGTGGACCAGCTCGACAAGGTGGTGCACGTGGACCAGAGCCCGATCGGGCGGACCCCACGCTCCAACCCCGCCACGTACACGGGCGTGTTCGACCACATCCGCAAGCTCTTCGCCGAGACCCCGGAGGCGAAGGTGCGCGGCTACCAGGCCGGCCGGTTCTCCTTCAACGTCAAGGGCGGGCGCTGCGAGGCGTGCTCGGGCGACGGCACGATCAAGATCGAGATGAACTTCCTGCCGGACGTCTACGTCCCGTGCGAGGTGTGCAAGGGCGCCCGGTACAACCGGGAGACCCTCGAGGTGCACTACAAGGGCAAGACCATCGCCGAGGTCCTGGAGATGCCCATCGAGGAGGCCGCCGAGTTCTTCAAGGCGTTCGGCCCGATCGCCCGGCACCTCAACACCCTCGTGGACGTCGGCCTCGGCTACGTCCGCCTGGGCCAGCCCGCCACGACCCTGTCCGGCGGTGAGGCCCAGCGCGTGAAGCTCGGCGCGGAGCTGCAGAAGCGCTCCAACGGCCGCTCCATCTACGTGCTGGACGAGCCCACCACCGGCCTGCACTTCGAGGACATCCGCAAGCTGCTGCTCGTGCTGCAGGGGCTCGTGGACAAGGGCAACACGGTGATGACCATCGAGCACAACCTGGACGTCATCAAGTCCGCCGACTGGATCGTGGACCTCGGCCCGGACGGCGGCTCCGGCGGCGGGCAGGTCGTGGCCGAGGGCACCCCCGAGCAGGTGGCCCGGAACACGAACAGCCACACCGGCCGGTTCCTGGCGGAGGTGCTCGCCGAGCGCCCCGTCCCGGCGGGGGCCGCCCGATGA
- a CDS encoding MDR family MFS transporter, whose amino-acid sequence MTSQQPTTAPGGGTGASHQEVMRALTGILSVFFMAMVTLTIIGTALPVIMADLGGDQTSLSWTVTGTLLANAATTPVWGKLADLFDKKKLLQLSIVIFVLGSAMAGLAPTIEFLILARVVQGVAMGGIMALAMTIMGTIIPPRERGRYAGYMGAVMAVATSAGPLLGGLIVDLFGWRWVFLIPAPLAVLAAVLVHRTLHIPPQAPRKVSIDWLGIALLIVSASALLLWVSLAGQPGMFEWVSATSAALVATALVGSVLFVLVEQRAAEPVLPIRVVTERTTALAILAAIATGAAMFASTTYLGQYFQLGQGFSPTMAGMLMLPQVFGSLVGATVAGQLITRYGRWKIILVVAAVLMSTGLFLAATLTHDTALWAVSVFIFLVGLGIGALNQNLVLAVQNTVGLKDMGAASSSVAFFRTMGGAVAVAVFGALMSSHLARQLAESTRARGGDPAAVDSSTMDLESLPASVEGVVREAYGTGTGLVFLVAAVASLVTLLAVLLIKEVPLRRTVDIVEVDPATGRLKVVTRTLDAREVRRRQQESAAGAHAEETGPGADGAAGGAARDRVREDTSTGPVDRV is encoded by the coding sequence ATGACGTCACAGCAACCGACCACCGCACCGGGCGGGGGGACCGGCGCCTCCCACCAGGAGGTCATGCGGGCGCTCACGGGGATCCTCTCGGTCTTCTTCATGGCGATGGTCACCCTCACGATCATCGGCACGGCCCTGCCCGTGATCATGGCCGACCTCGGCGGGGACCAGACCTCGCTGTCCTGGACGGTCACCGGCACCCTGCTCGCCAACGCCGCGACCACGCCCGTCTGGGGCAAGCTCGCCGATCTCTTCGACAAGAAGAAGCTGCTGCAGCTGTCCATCGTGATCTTCGTGCTCGGCTCGGCCATGGCCGGGCTGGCCCCGACCATCGAGTTCCTCATCCTGGCCCGCGTGGTCCAGGGCGTGGCCATGGGCGGGATCATGGCCCTGGCCATGACCATCATGGGCACGATCATCCCGCCCCGGGAGCGCGGCCGCTACGCCGGCTACATGGGCGCCGTCATGGCCGTGGCCACCTCCGCCGGCCCGCTGCTCGGCGGGCTCATCGTGGACCTCTTCGGCTGGCGCTGGGTGTTCCTCATCCCCGCCCCGCTGGCGGTCCTGGCGGCCGTGCTCGTCCACCGCACCCTGCACATCCCGCCGCAGGCGCCCCGCAAGGTGAGCATCGACTGGCTCGGCATCGCGCTGCTGATCGTCTCGGCCTCCGCGCTGCTGCTGTGGGTGTCCCTGGCCGGGCAGCCGGGCATGTTCGAGTGGGTCTCGGCGACCTCCGCGGCCCTCGTGGCCACCGCGCTCGTGGGCTCCGTGCTGTTCGTGCTCGTGGAGCAGCGCGCCGCCGAGCCGGTGCTGCCCATCCGGGTGGTCACCGAGCGCACCACCGCGCTGGCCATCCTCGCGGCCATCGCCACCGGCGCGGCCATGTTCGCCTCGACCACCTACCTCGGCCAGTACTTCCAGCTGGGTCAGGGCTTCAGCCCCACCATGGCCGGGATGCTCATGCTCCCGCAGGTCTTCGGCTCCCTCGTGGGCGCCACGGTCGCCGGGCAGCTGATCACCCGCTACGGGCGGTGGAAGATCATCCTGGTGGTCGCCGCCGTGCTGATGTCCACGGGCCTGTTCCTCGCCGCCACGCTCACGCACGACACCGCGCTGTGGGCCGTGAGCGTCTTCATCTTCCTCGTGGGCCTGGGCATCGGCGCGCTGAACCAGAACCTGGTCCTGGCGGTGCAGAACACCGTGGGGCTCAAGGACATGGGCGCGGCGTCCTCCTCGGTGGCCTTCTTCCGCACCATGGGCGGCGCCGTGGCGGTCGCCGTGTTCGGCGCCCTCATGAGCTCCCACCTGGCCCGGCAGCTCGCAGAGAGCACCCGCGCCCGCGGCGGGGACCCCGCCGCGGTGGACAGCTCCACGATGGACCTGGAGTCGCTGCCCGCCTCCGTCGAGGGCGTGGTGCGCGAGGCCTACGGCACGGGCACCGGTCTCGTCTTCCTGGTCGCCGCCGTCGCGTCCCTCGTGACCCTGCTCGCGGTGCTCCTCATCAAGGAGGTGCCGCTGCGGCGCACCGTGGACATCGTGGAGGTGGACCCCGCCACGGGCCGGCTGAAGGTCGTCACCCGCACCCTCGACGCCCGCGAGGTCCGCCGCCGGCAGCAGGAGTCCGCGGCCGGTGCGCACGCCGAGGAGACCGGTCCGGGCGCGGACGGCGCCGCCGGCGGAGCGGCCCGGGACCGGGTCCGCGAGGACACCTCCACCGGCCCCGTGGACCGGGTGTGA
- a CDS encoding MarR family winged helix-turn-helix transcriptional regulator, whose translation MPVSHDTAVELVRDLLELQRVMKRVTKTDAGPRRLNPTAIALLYYLDGNGPRRATVMAAETGLGPSGLSRQLAVLEEEGHVERTPDPDDGRAALVAITERGREQVRAVLEQDAQRLAARLEGWDEEQARTSRGAINEITTVFLDSLGVERTTSCRDQPARDHADREHADREHEEQTAP comes from the coding sequence TTGCCCGTCTCCCACGACACCGCCGTGGAGCTGGTGCGCGACCTGCTCGAGCTGCAGCGCGTCATGAAGCGCGTCACCAAGACCGACGCCGGCCCGCGCCGGCTCAACCCCACGGCGATCGCCCTGCTCTACTACCTCGACGGCAACGGGCCCCGCCGGGCCACCGTGATGGCCGCCGAGACAGGTCTCGGGCCCTCCGGGCTGAGCCGCCAGCTGGCCGTCCTCGAGGAGGAGGGCCACGTGGAGCGCACCCCCGACCCCGACGACGGGCGCGCCGCGCTGGTCGCCATCACCGAACGGGGCCGGGAGCAGGTCCGGGCCGTGCTGGAGCAGGACGCCCAGCGCCTCGCCGCGCGGCTCGAGGGCTGGGACGAGGAGCAGGCCCGCACCAGCCGCGGGGCCATCAACGAGATCACCACCGTCTTCCTGGACTCCCTCGGCGTGGAGCGCACCACGTCCTGCCGGGACCAGCCGGCCCGGGACCACGCAGACCGAGAGCACGCAGACCGAGAGCACGAGGAGCAGACCGCACCATGA
- a CDS encoding MBL fold metallo-hydrolase, which translates to MIATKTEVTDLSEVTIRRISVSEMDNNVYLLTSKDEGTQVLIDAADDARAIAGLVGAGNGDCSQAYGNLQLIITTHSHWDHVRALEEVRSRSEAMTACGADDESDIAVPMDLTFEDGDTAEFDGFDLEVIGLRGHTPGSIALVYRDPQGPAHIFSGDSLFPGGVGRTNSPEDFRQLMDDVTERVFERFDDDTVVHPGHGKPTTLGAERPHLEEWRARGW; encoded by the coding sequence ATGATCGCAACGAAGACGGAGGTCACCGACCTCTCCGAGGTCACGATTCGCCGGATCTCCGTGAGCGAGATGGACAACAACGTCTACCTCCTCACGTCCAAGGACGAGGGCACGCAGGTCCTCATCGACGCGGCCGACGACGCCCGGGCCATCGCCGGTCTCGTGGGCGCCGGCAACGGCGACTGCTCGCAGGCCTACGGCAATCTCCAGCTCATCATCACCACCCACTCGCACTGGGACCACGTCCGCGCCCTGGAGGAGGTCCGCTCCCGCTCCGAGGCCATGACGGCGTGCGGCGCCGACGACGAGTCCGACATCGCCGTGCCCATGGACCTGACCTTCGAGGACGGGGACACGGCGGAGTTCGACGGCTTCGACCTGGAGGTCATCGGCCTGCGCGGGCACACCCCCGGCTCGATCGCCCTGGTCTACCGCGACCCGCAGGGACCGGCGCACATCTTCTCCGGCGACTCCCTCTTCCCCGGCGGTGTGGGCAGGACGAACAGCCCCGAGGACTTCCGGCAGCTGATGGACGACGTCACCGAGCGCGTCTTCGAGCGCTTCGACGACGACACCGTGGTCCACCCCGGCCACGGGAAGCCGACCACGCTGGGGGCGGAGCGCCCGCACCTCGAGGAGTGGCGGGCCCGCGGGTGGTAG
- a CDS encoding bile acid:sodium symporter family protein yields MVGPGPAAAVTAAPDRGAYTAVLLFPVLVLAGGLVGFLAPGAVSGLSGWINPLLGVVMFGMGLTLRPVDFALVAKRPLPVLLGVAAQYVIMPLVALLVVFLLRLPPELAAGVILVGCAPGGTASNVVAYLARGDVALSVAMTSISTLLAPLLTPLLTLWLAGQYLPVDGGAMAWSITKIVLLPVVAGLAVRLLAPRVVERALPALPWVSVAAIAVIVAIVVSGSADRIVEAGLLVLAAVALHNVLGLILGHLVGAVTRQPIAVRRTTAVEVGMQNSGLAAGLAAQYMNPLAALPAAVFSVWHNLSGALFALLCRRADARAARRLPGA; encoded by the coding sequence GTGGTAGGTCCCGGGCCCGCGGCGGCCGTCACCGCCGCGCCCGACCGCGGCGCCTACACCGCCGTCCTGCTGTTCCCCGTGCTCGTCCTCGCGGGCGGGCTCGTGGGCTTCCTCGCCCCCGGCGCCGTGAGCGGGCTGTCCGGGTGGATCAACCCGTTGCTGGGCGTGGTCATGTTCGGCATGGGCCTGACCCTGCGGCCCGTGGACTTCGCGCTCGTGGCGAAGCGGCCGCTGCCGGTGCTGCTCGGCGTCGCGGCCCAGTACGTGATCATGCCCCTCGTGGCACTGCTCGTGGTGTTCCTGCTGCGGCTGCCGCCGGAGCTCGCCGCGGGCGTGATCCTGGTGGGCTGCGCGCCCGGCGGGACGGCCTCCAACGTGGTCGCCTACCTCGCCCGCGGCGACGTGGCCCTGTCCGTCGCCATGACCTCGATCTCCACGCTGCTTGCACCGCTGCTGACCCCGCTGCTCACCCTGTGGCTGGCCGGGCAGTACCTGCCGGTGGACGGCGGGGCAATGGCCTGGTCGATCACCAAGATCGTCCTCCTGCCCGTCGTCGCGGGCCTCGCCGTGCGACTGCTCGCGCCCCGCGTGGTCGAGCGCGCCCTGCCCGCCCTGCCGTGGGTGTCGGTGGCGGCCATCGCCGTGATCGTGGCCATCGTCGTCTCGGGCAGCGCCGACCGGATCGTGGAGGCGGGCCTGCTCGTGCTCGCGGCCGTGGCCCTGCACAACGTCCTGGGCCTGATCCTCGGCCACCTCGTGGGGGCGGTGACGCGGCAGCCGATCGCCGTGCGCCGCACCACCGCCGTGGAGGTGGGCATGCAGAACTCCGGGCTGGCCGCCGGGCTCGCCGCCCAGTACATGAACCCCCTCGCGGCCCTGCCCGCCGCGGTGTTCTCGGTCTGGCACAACCTCTCGGGCGCCCTGTTCGCGCTGCTCTGCCGCCGTGCCGACGCGCGGGCGGCGCGCCGGCTCCCAGGAGCCTGA
- a CDS encoding glycosyltransferase yields the protein MTFAAPRAPSTSAERTGAATHEALEAVRRAPSILDGIRRADDLLQAAREDPAGALPVLAEEIRRRDDHVAAIAAVHALAAVPGSRADTLLTALLDDEQWLREHTAGALADRAPLPRAAAHLADLVAGGGFPGMLAQRTLRAWAPAAPEAVGTALEHALAGAVAAGPRARLAETLGLVPGAGPAAQLRALAGSPGEDQDVRGAALEALVDRRQTGAESVADLADLAGACAHADGPLAAVARLALADLHAAVEPDPATGRDGLTVLQPFLHAEIDRDLTFSGRGDNGGIATLLAQLGDALSAPDSPGGVARVLTVSRGTHDEARAATARPAGAGHVFGVVPFTGPPVHMADAWPRRVAAERGLRRVLRRAGPVDVLHLRMADVGSMAAAAVAAELGIPWVLTMAPDPHALVAARERAGTLTRAGFGAADRVEHLWFRVRLLADLAARAEHLVLFPRPDLARDARELLDVDLDEPGRCTVVPEGIDLGAVDRAAAQVRTGAGAHLAGLDTVLATLPAARRGLPLVATVGRLHRVKGTATLVEAWARDAGLRDRCNLLVVGGDLVSPSADEREQLTRIDAVLPRDEAASAGLLLAGHRPHATVAAWLAAVRRGRPGLSSPGGVYVCASLKEEFGVALVEALATGLPVVAPDAGGPATFVADGVTGVLVDTGDPAALARAVDLALDLAVHPDAERTADAARAMVRDRFSIEGMATALTSVYDDAVAHTADRSPTP from the coding sequence ATGACCTTCGCCGCGCCCCGCGCCCCGTCAACGAGCGCAGAGCGCACCGGCGCGGCGACGCACGAGGCCCTCGAGGCCGTCCGCCGCGCCCCCTCGATCCTCGACGGCATCCGCCGCGCCGACGACCTGCTGCAGGCGGCCCGGGAGGACCCAGCCGGGGCGCTGCCCGTGCTCGCGGAGGAGATCCGCCGCCGCGACGACCACGTCGCGGCGATCGCCGCCGTCCATGCCCTCGCCGCCGTGCCCGGGTCCCGGGCGGACACGCTCCTCACCGCGCTCCTGGACGACGAGCAGTGGCTGCGGGAGCACACCGCGGGGGCCCTCGCCGACCGCGCGCCCCTCCCCCGCGCCGCAGCGCACCTCGCCGACCTCGTGGCCGGCGGCGGCTTCCCCGGCATGCTGGCCCAGCGCACCCTGCGGGCCTGGGCCCCGGCGGCACCGGAGGCGGTCGGGACCGCCCTCGAGCACGCCCTGGCGGGAGCCGTCGCCGCAGGACCCCGCGCACGGCTCGCCGAGACCCTGGGGCTCGTCCCCGGGGCCGGGCCCGCCGCGCAGCTCCGCGCCCTGGCCGGCAGTCCCGGCGAGGACCAGGACGTCCGCGGGGCCGCCCTCGAGGCCCTGGTGGACCGCCGGCAGACCGGCGCCGAGTCCGTGGCCGACCTGGCGGACCTCGCCGGGGCGTGCGCCCACGCTGACGGTCCGCTCGCCGCCGTGGCCCGGCTCGCCCTCGCCGACCTCCACGCCGCCGTGGAGCCCGACCCGGCGACCGGCCGGGACGGGCTCACGGTCCTGCAGCCGTTCCTCCACGCGGAGATCGACCGGGACCTCACCTTCTCCGGTCGGGGGGACAACGGCGGGATCGCCACGCTGCTCGCCCAGCTGGGCGACGCCCTCAGCGCCCCGGACAGCCCCGGCGGCGTCGCCCGGGTGCTCACGGTGTCCCGCGGCACCCACGACGAGGCGCGGGCGGCGACGGCCCGTCCGGCGGGGGCGGGGCACGTCTTCGGCGTCGTCCCCTTCACCGGACCCCCGGTGCACATGGCGGACGCCTGGCCGCGACGGGTGGCCGCGGAACGGGGGCTGCGGCGCGTGCTGCGCCGGGCCGGCCCCGTGGACGTGCTGCACCTGCGCATGGCCGACGTCGGATCGATGGCGGCCGCGGCGGTGGCCGCGGAGCTCGGCATCCCGTGGGTGCTCACGATGGCCCCCGATCCGCACGCGCTCGTCGCCGCCCGCGAGCGCGCCGGCACCCTGACCCGGGCCGGCTTCGGCGCGGCCGACCGCGTGGAGCACCTGTGGTTCCGCGTGCGCCTGCTCGCCGACCTTGCGGCGCGGGCGGAGCACCTGGTGCTCTTCCCCCGCCCGGACCTGGCCCGGGACGCCCGCGAGCTGCTCGACGTGGACCTGGACGAGCCCGGGCGGTGCACGGTGGTGCCGGAGGGCATCGACCTGGGTGCCGTGGACCGTGCCGCCGCGCAGGTGCGCACCGGTGCCGGAGCGCACCTCGCGGGGCTCGACACCGTGCTCGCAACCCTGCCCGCCGCCCGGCGCGGACTGCCGCTCGTGGCCACGGTGGGCCGCCTGCACCGGGTGAAGGGCACGGCCACGCTCGTCGAGGCGTGGGCCCGGGACGCCGGGCTGCGGGACCGCTGCAACCTCCTCGTCGTGGGCGGGGACCTCGTCTCCCCCTCCGCCGACGAGCGGGAGCAGCTCACCCGGATCGACGCCGTCCTCCCCCGGGACGAGGCCGCGAGCGCCGGTCTGCTCCTGGCCGGCCACCGTCCCCACGCCACCGTGGCCGCCTGGCTCGCCGCGGTGCGGCGGGGGCGGCCGGGCCTGTCCTCCCCCGGCGGCGTCTACGTCTGCGCGAGCCTCAAGGAGGAGTTCGGCGTGGCGCTGGTCGAGGCCCTCGCCACCGGGCTGCCGGTCGTGGCGCCCGACGCCGGCGGGCCGGCCACCTTCGTGGCCGACGGCGTCACCGGCGTCCTCGTCGACACCGGCGACCCCGCCGCCCTGGCCCGGGCCGTGGATCTGGCCCTCGACCTGGCGGTTCACCCGGACGCGGAGCGCACCGCCGACGCAGCCCGCGCCATGGTCCGCGACCGCTTCAGCATCGAGGGGATGGCGACCGCCCTCACCTCCGTCTACGACGACGCCGTGGCGCACACGGCCGACAGGAGCCCCACCCCGTGA
- a CDS encoding glycosyltransferase translates to MTLLVISPDYASHLFPLATLATAWRDAGERVVVATGPATAAIARGFGFEVEILPLGRGSNPGVIRAEEQPPGEDDALRGFFAATRRGPAETLAFQARARRDDLLWDPLGTARRVQDVVDRVRPDQVVVDHLAFAARLALTGSGIRHADVVLGHPSALTVDGEVYGHPPAWPGRLRPSPAELEALHRLCSSVRDEFTEQWNEALQQIAPGTPASADAFAETGDDLLLNYPGELHDEHRTRALPEHTFLGSAVREEAEDPEVAAWLAGSDRPIVYISLGSFLSVRGDVLARVAEALRGLDVRVALAAGATRPAELGPVPESWLVRGTLPQVTLLRRASVAVSHGGNNSVTEALTAGVPLLLLPMSTDQFAGAAALEAAGLGTVLDPNALSTAEVRDAVAELLDDGHERRGALEDLRHDLTRRPGPGRAFAALVG, encoded by the coding sequence GTGACCCTGCTCGTGATCAGCCCGGACTACGCCTCCCACCTGTTCCCCCTCGCGACCCTGGCCACCGCGTGGCGGGACGCCGGGGAGCGGGTGGTCGTGGCCACCGGTCCCGCGACCGCCGCCATCGCCCGGGGCTTCGGCTTCGAGGTCGAGATCCTGCCGCTGGGCCGCGGCTCCAACCCCGGGGTCATCCGGGCCGAGGAGCAGCCGCCCGGCGAGGACGACGCCCTGCGCGGGTTCTTCGCCGCCACCCGCCGCGGCCCCGCGGAGACCCTGGCCTTCCAGGCCCGGGCCCGGCGCGACGACCTGCTCTGGGACCCGCTGGGCACCGCCCGGCGGGTGCAGGACGTGGTGGACCGCGTCCGGCCGGACCAGGTGGTCGTGGACCACCTGGCCTTCGCGGCGCGCCTGGCCCTGACCGGCTCCGGGATCAGGCACGCCGACGTGGTCCTGGGCCACCCCTCGGCCCTGACGGTGGACGGCGAGGTCTACGGGCACCCGCCCGCGTGGCCCGGCCGGCTGCGCCCGTCCCCAGCCGAGCTGGAGGCGCTGCACCGGCTGTGCTCCTCGGTGCGGGACGAGTTCACGGAGCAGTGGAACGAGGCCCTGCAGCAGATCGCCCCCGGGACCCCGGCGAGCGCCGACGCCTTCGCGGAGACCGGCGACGACCTCCTGCTCAACTATCCGGGCGAGCTCCACGACGAGCACCGGACCCGGGCGCTGCCCGAGCACACGTTCCTGGGCTCGGCCGTCCGGGAGGAGGCCGAGGACCCGGAGGTGGCCGCGTGGCTGGCCGGCTCGGACCGCCCGATCGTCTACATCAGCCTCGGCAGCTTCCTGTCCGTGCGCGGGGACGTGCTCGCCCGGGTCGCGGAGGCCCTCCGCGGCCTGGACGTGCGGGTCGCCCTCGCGGCCGGGGCGACCCGGCCCGCCGAGCTGGGCCCGGTCCCGGAGTCCTGGCTCGTGCGCGGCACCCTGCCGCAGGTCACCCTGCTGCGCCGCGCGAGCGTCGCGGTCTCCCACGGCGGGAACAACAGCGTGACCGAGGCGCTCACCGCCGGGGTGCCCCTGCTGTTGCTGCCGATGTCCACGGACCAGTTCGCCGGGGCGGCGGCCCTCGAGGCGGCGGGGCTCGGGACGGTGCTCGACCCCAACGCCCTGTCGACCGCCGAGGTGCGGGACGCCGTGGCCGAGCTGCTCGACGACGGCCACGAGCGGCGGGGGGCGCTCGAGGACCTCCGGCACGACCTGACCCGCCGGCCCGGGCCGGGGCGGGCGTTCGCGGCCCTTGTCGGGTGA